The DNA window ATCAGCCCGCTGACCTGGTCGACCAGGGCGCGCAGATCGAAGGGTTCGTCGGCCAGTTCCAACCGCCCGGATTCGATCCGGGCCAGGTCCAGCGCGTCGTTGACCAGCCGCAGCAGATGCTGGCCGGCACGGCGGATCGATTCCGTGTAGCCGCGCTGCCTGTCGTCGAGCGGCGTATCGAGCAGCAGTTCGCTCATCCCCAGCACGCCGGTCATCGGCGTGCGCACCTCGTGGCCGAGCGTGGCCAGGAACCGGGTCTTGGCCTCGGAGGCCTGCTCGGCCAACTCGCGCTTGTGCACCGCCAGTTGCCAGGCGTTGCGCCGGCCGAGCCGGCGCCGATAGGCGACCGCGCCGATCGCCAGCGCCGCGACCGCGGCCAGGGCGAAGCCGAGTTGGGCCCACACCGTCCGCCACCACGGCGGCTTGACGTGCAGGGTGAAAGCGGCCGCATCCGACCAGATGCCGTCGGCGCCGGCGGCCTTGACCCGCAGCCGGTACTCGCCGGGTTCCAGGCGCGAGAACACGCGCTCGCCGTTGGCGCGCTGTTCGATCCAGTCCGGGTCGTAGCCTTCCAGCTTGAAGCGGTAGACATGGGCGCGCGGGTCGAGGAACGACAGCAGGCGCGCGACCACGCGGAAGTCGCGGTCGCCGGACTCCAACTGCACCGGGCCGTAGCCGGTTTCCAGGATCTGTTCGTCCTCGCCGCGGCGCACGCTGAGGCTTTCCAGCGACAGCCGCGGCGGGCGGGTACTGGGAAACGGCATGTCCAGATCGAACAAGACCGGCCCGTCCACCGACAGGGCCGCCGCGATGCCGTGGCCGCTGCGCTGTGGCGCGGTACGCGCCAGTTCGACGTTGGGAATGCCGTCGCCGAAACCGAACAGGCGCAGGCGCGCGTCCTGCGGGGAAATCATCAGCAGGCCGCGCGTGGTCGCGGCCCAGACCGTGCCGCGCTCGCTGACGATCAGGCCGGCGACGTTGGTGTCGGGGAAGCCGGCGGTGTTGTCGATGCGCTGCTGCAAGGTCAGCCGCTCGCCGTTCCAGCGGTAGGACTCGATCACGCCGTTGCGCGCCAGCCACAGGCGCTGGCGGCCGGCGAAGGCCATCGCCTGCACGTCGCCGAACCCGCCGCCGGGCACCGGCACGAAGCGCGCGCCGTCCCAGCGCTGCAGGCCGTCGTTGCCGGCGAACCAGGGCTGGCCGTCGGGCCCGGCGACGAAGGTCGCGGCGCTGGTCAGGAAACCGGCGTTGGCCAGCACCCGCTCGATCTCGCCGCTGGGCAAACGTTCGCCGTCGGCGCTGTAGCGACGCATGCTGTCGTCGGAAAACCACATCCACAGGCTGCCGTCGGGCAACTCGTGCAGGAACCACACTGTCGCGCCGAGGTCGCTCTTGCCCTGCGGCCAGGGCTGGGCACGGCCGCTGGCCGGGTCGAACAGGCTCAGGCCGCTGGAATGGCCGATCCACAGTCGCCCGTCCGGACGCAGGTACAAGGTGTGCAACCACTTCAGGCCGAGCTTGCGGTTGTCGGCGACCGGCTCCAATGCGCGCGCATCGCGGCGCAGCCGGTACAGGTCGGTGGCCGACAGCACCCAGAAGCCGCCGTCGCCGTCCGGGGCGAGGTCGCGCACGTCGAGGCGGTCGAGCGGGCTGCTGCCGACCGCGGCGATGGAAGCGAAACGGTTCCAGTCCGGCGGCAAGTACACCAGTCCCTGCGAATAGGTCACGAACCACAGCCCGCCTTCGCCGTCGCGCAGCATCTGCATCACGCCGCTGCGATGGTCCCAGACGCCATCGCCCGCCTCGTCCTGCAACAGCCGCACTTCGCCGTTGCGGTCGATCCGGTACAGGCCGGCGGTGGTGCCGATCCAACGTCCGCCGGAGCGGTCGCCGACCACGATGGCGTTGGCCGCCTCCTCGCCCAGGGCCCACGGTGCAGGGCTCAGGCGGTCGTCGGCGCCGAGCCGGAACAGGCCGCGCTGGGTGCCGATCCAGATCGTGCCGTCGCCGTCGCGCGACAGTTCGCCGATGCGTTCGCCGGCGGTGGCGTCCTCGCCGACCGGTCGAAACCGTTCGCCCTCGAACCGCGCCAGACCGTGCAGGGTGCCGACCAGCAAGCGCCCGCGTTCGTCGACCAGCAAGGCGGTGACCGGCCCAGCGGGCAAGCGCTCGCCGGCGCCGACGCCGGGTTGGTAGCGGGTCACCTTGCCGTCGGCGGCGAGCCGGCACATTTCGCCGGCGTAGGTCGCGGCCCAGATCGCGCCGTCCGGGGTGCCGGTCAGGTACGACACGTCGTCGCTGCAACGCGCGTTGTCGCCTTCGAAGGCGATGCGCACGAATTCCTTGCGGTCGCGGCCGAGCCAGCTCAGGCCGTCGCGGCTGGCGACCCAGACCCGGTCGCGGGCATCGACATAGACATCCTCGATCATGTTGTCGGGCAGCGAGCCCGACAGGCCGATGGTGTGGCGCCAGCGGGCGAACTCGACGCCGTCGTAGCGCGCCAGGCCGTCCTCGGTGGCGATCCACAAATAGCCCTGGTGATCCAGGTCCATGCTGACCACCGACTTGGGCAGGCCCTGCTCTTGGCCGAAGCGGCGGAAGCGCGGGGTTTCCGGCAGGCGCGCCTCGACCTGCACCGTCCACAGCGCCAGCAGCAGACACAACAGGCCTCGCAACACGGACATCCCTCCTTGTCGCCGCGGACGTGACGCAACCACGCCCCGGCGGCGCGCCGTCGGCCCAGGGTACGCCGCGAGGCGGCGCCGGTCGCGCCCCTGCGCGCCCTCGCCGATCATGCCTCACCCGCCACGGCGGCGAGCGCCTCGGCCAACAGGGCACCGGTTACCGGCTTACGCAGGAAGCGGTCGAACCCGGCCGCAAGCGCCTGCGGCTCGGCCTCGGCGTCGGCGCGCGCGGTCACTGCGATCAAGGGTGCGGCGAAACCCTGCAGGCGCAATTGCCGGGCCAGCTCGAGGCCGTTGATGCCGGGCAAGTCCAGATCCAGCAACGCCAGGTCGAAGCGCGCGGTCGCAGCCTCGGCCAGCGCCGCCAGACCGTTGGCGACGTGGGCCACGCGATGGCCCTGGGCGCGCAGCAATCCGGCCACGACTTCGGCCACGGTCGGGTCGTCTTCGGCCAACAGCACCGATCGCGCCGGCGGCGGCGCGGCCCGCGGGTCGGCCGCCGGCACATCCGCCGCAGGCGGCTCGGCGACCGGCAGCGGCAGTTCGAACACGAAGCGAGCGCCCTGGCCGGGCTCGCTGTACACCGTGATCTGGCCCTCCATCGCCGCCGCCAGTTCCTGGCAGATCGCCAGGCCCAGGCCGCTGCCGCCGTAGCGCGCCGCGGTGCGCACGCCCTCGGCCTGCTCGAAGCGGCGGAACAGCCGCGCCTTCTGCTCGGCATTGAGCCCCGGCCCGGTATCGGCGACTTCGAAGCGCACCCCGTGCGGCCGCAGCGCTTCCACGCTCAACCGCACATGCCCGACTTCGGTGAATTTGATCGCATTGCCGAGCAGATTGAGCAGGACCTGACACACGCGGCTGGCGTCGCCGCGCAGGCCGCACGGCGCGTCGGCGGCGATCGCGATCTCGAAGCCAAGGCCACGCTGCCGCGCCAAAGGCCGCATCAAGCCCGCGGCTTGCTCGACCAGGGCGCGCAGGTCGAAAGGCTCGTCGGCCAGTTCCAGCCGGCCCGATTCGATCCGCGCCAGGTCCAAGGCGTCGTTGACCAGGCGCAGCAGATGCTCGCCGGCGCGCCGGATCGATTCCGTGTAGCTGCGCTGTCTGTCGTCGAGCGGCGTGTCGAGCAGCAGCTCGCTCATGCCCAGCACGCCGGTCATCGGCGTGCGCACTTCGTGGCCGAGCGTGGCCAGGAACCGGGTCTTGGCCAGCGAGGCCTGCTTGGCCACCTCGCGTTCGTGTTCGGCGCGTTGCCACGACAAGCGGCGCTGCAGGCGGCGCTGATAGGCGCCCGCCGCCCACCACCCCAGCAGCATCAGCACGCAGGCCAGCGCCGCCAGCGCCGGCGGCGTGCGCCACCACGGCGGCAGCACCTTGAATGCCAGGCTGCGCTCGGCCGAAGCGTTGCCGTTGGCGTCGATGGCGCGCGCATGCAGCACATAGCTGCCCGGCCCCAGACCGGCGAACACGCGCTCGCCGCTGTCGCCGAGCGCGACCCAGTCGTTGTCGTAGCCGTCCAGGCGGGTGTAGTAGCGGTTCGCCTGCGGGTCGTCGAACGACAGCAGACGCAGTTGCACGCGCAGCTCGCGATCGTCCGGCGACAACGTGGGCACCGCGCGGTACTGCGCCGGGCGCGCGGGGCCGGCCTCGTCCGGCCCGCCTTGCAGCGGCATCGGCATCCAGCGGCCGTGCCGGCGCACCGCGAACTGGTGCCACTGCAGGTTGGAACGACGCGGCGGCGGATCGGGCAAGGCGGTGTCGACCAGCACCACGCTGCCGTCCGACAGCGACGCGGCGAGCACGCCCTCGTCGCTAAGCGCGGCGGTGCGGCGGACGAATTCCTGGTTGCTCATGCCGTCCTGCACGCCGAACCGGCGCAGGTGGCGGCGTTGCGGGTCCCAGCGGAACAGGCCGCGCGCGGTGGTCAGCCACAGCCGGCCGCCGCGGTCGCGGAACAGGCCGGTGCTTTCGGCCGCGGAGATGCCGACCTCGACCCCGGCGCGTTCCTGCAGCCGCCAGCGCGCGCCGTCGCGGCGATAGCGCTCCAGGCCGTTCAAGCGGTGCAGCCACAGGCTGTCGGCGGATTCGAACACGAAGCCGAACACGCGATCGGCCGGGATGCCTTGCACCGGGTTCATGCGGTTGCGCGCCGCGTCGTAGCGCAGCAGTCCTTGGCCTGTCGCGGCCCACAGCACGCCGTCCGGGGCGAAGCGCAGGCCGTCGATGTCGCCGCTGCCGATGCCCTGGCCGGGACCGACCGCGATCGACGCCAGTACCTTGCCGCTGTCCGGATCGCGGCGCTGCAGGCCGGCCGCGAGGTACGAGATCCACAAGCTGCCGTCGGGCGCGATCAGCATCCGGTCCGGTTTGCCGTCGAGCACCGCCTCGGGCATGTCGACGGTCCACTCGCGCGCCGTGCCGTCGGGCTGGATACGCACCACGCTGTTGCGGCTGGTGGCCACCCACAATCGGCCGCGCCGGTCCTCGACCGCGGCATAGACCACGCCTTTGCCCAGCGCCGGATGCGGGCCGTCGACGAATGCTTCGATGCGGCCGTCGCGAGACAGGCGCTCGATCTCGCCGCGCGAACCGACCAACCACCAGCCGCCCTGCGCCGACGGCGCCAAAGCCGAATACAGTTCGGCCGACAGATCGTCGCGTTCGCGCGAGTACTGGGCGATGCGGCGCCAGTCCGCGCGCAGATAGCCGATGCCGGTGCCCGCCAGCGGAAACCAGAACGCCCCGTCGCCCTGGCCGACGATCTGCTGCACCGGCCGCGGCGGCCGCTTCGGCCCCAGCGCCACCGGCACCGGCACCGCGCCGGGCGCAGCGCGCCAGATGCTGCGCTGGGTGCCGAGCCAGTAGTGGCCGTCGCGATCCGGCGCCAGGCTCAGCACCGCGTTGAGTTGACCGAACATCGGCGCGAACTCGGGCACGGTCCAGCGCCCGTCGGCCTCGCGCCGGTACAGGCCGGTGCGGGTGCCGACCCACAAGCGCTCGCCGTCGGCGACGATCGAATACACCCACGGCACCGGGTCCTCGCCGGGCAGGACTACGGTCTCGAAATCGCGCCCGGTCCAGCGCGCCAGCCCCTTGAAGGTGCCGATCCACAGCTCGCCGCGCGCATCGCGGGTCAGCGCCAGCACGGTGTCCGACGGCAGGCTGCGCGCGTCGCCGGGGCGCGGCATGAAACGCTCGATACGTTCGCCGCGCATGCGGTGCAGCCCGCCGCCGTAGGTGCCGAACCAGACCTCGCCGTCGCGGCTGGCGACGGCGAAGGTGTCGTCGCTGCCGATCTGCGGATGCTGTTTGCGGCGGTAATGGACGAAACCGTCGCGCTGCGGGCCCATCATGCTCAGGCCGCGGCCTTCGGCGGCGACCCAGATCCGGTCGCGGTCGTCGACGACCACGATCGCCAGGTCGTTGCCGGGCAAGGAGCGCTCGTCGCCGGGAATGTGCCGCCAGACCTGCATGCCGATGCCGTCGTAGCGCGCCAGTCCGTCGGTGGTCGCCAGCCACAGGTAGCCGGCGCGGTCGAAGGCCATGCCGTTGACCTTGCTCGACGGCAGCCCGTCGGTGACCCCGATCAGGCGCGCACGCGGCGCCTCGGGCACCGCCGCGGCGGCACCGCGCGGCGCCGCGGCCGTGGACAGGACCAGGGCCGCGCACAGGCATAGCAAGGATCGCAGCATTCGGTTCCCTCCCCCCGGTGGAACGCGGCGTCCCAACCTCGGTCCATCGGTGTGTCCTCGCCCATTAGGCTCGGCGATAGCGGCGGCAGCGGCAAGGGGGCCGCGGCCGGGATGGTGCCAATAGGGGCGCCGAAACGGATCGTTGCGCGCGTTTAGCGTCGGCTTCGCAACACTGTGCCTAGAATTCCCCGAACCTTGCCGGAGCTGTCATGTCTCTCATTCGCCATTGCGTCGCCGTCGCGCTGATCCTGCCGTCGCTGGCGGCGGTCGCGCCCGCGCGGGCGGCCGGCCCGGAGAGTTACGGTCTGGACCCGGTCCACACCCGGGTGATGTTCGCCCTGTCCCATGCCGGCTTTTCGCAGGCCATCGGCACCGTGTCCGGCAGCCGCGGCCGGCTCTGGTTCGACCGCGACGACTGGCGCAGCGCCCGGCTCGAGGTCGAGGTGCCGCTGACCCGGCTCGATCTCGGCGATGCGAAATGGAACCGGGCGGCGTTGGCCGCCAACCTCCTCGACGGCAAGCGCCATCCGCTGGCCCGTTTCGTTTCCGAGCGGGTCGAACCCGATCCGGCCGACCCCGACCGGGCCCAGGTCTGCGGCCGCCTCAGCTTGCGCGGCGCCACCCGGCCGCTGTGCCTGGACGTGCGCCTCAATGCGCTCAAGCGCCACCCCTTGCCGCCGTTCCGCCGCACCGCCGGGTTCTCGGCGACGGCACGGCTGAGCCGCGCCGACTACGGCATCGACGCCTGGAAGTCGGCGATCGGCGACGAGGTCGAGCTGCGCATCGAGGCCGAAGCGGTGCGCGGCGCCTATCTCGAACCCTCCGCGGCCGACGCGGTCGAACGTCCGCCCGAGGAGCCGCCGTCCGACCCGCCGGCCGACCCCGTTCCCTCCCCCGACCCCAGCGCCGCCACGGCCGAACCGGAGCCACGCCGATGACCCTCAAGAACACCGCCGACCGCTGGGGCGCGATCAGCCAGCTGCTGCATTGGGCGGCCGTGCTGTTGATCGCGGCGATCGCGATCATCGGCCTGACCATGGTCGACATGAACAACGGCCCGTCCAAGATCAAGATCTACGCCTTGCACAAATCGCTCGGCCTGACCTTGCTGAGCCTGGTCGCGCTGCGCCTGCTGTGGCGCTTCTACGCCGGCGCCCCGCGCCCGGTCGCGGGCACGCCGCACTGGCAGGAACGCATCGCCTCGCTGACCCATTGGGCGCTGTATGCGCTGATGTTCGCTCTGCCGGTCTCGGGTTGGGTGTTCAACTCGTCCTCGGGTTATCCGCTGCAGTACTTCGGCCTGTTCAACCTGCCCAAGATCGCCCAGCGCAGCGAAGAGCTGGCCCAGCTCAGCCGCGCCCTGCACGAGTACGGCTTCTGGCTGCTGCTGGCGCTGGTGCTGGCGCACGCCGGCGCGGCCTTCTACCACCACCTGTTCCAGAACGACGACACCTTGCGGCGCATGCTGCCCGGCCGCCGCCGCACTGCCGACGCCCCTTCCCCCGCTTCCCTTCCGGAGACCCCCGATGCGAATTGAGTCCCTCGCCCTCGCCGGCCTGCTGTTCGCCGCCGCCACGCCCGCGCTCGCCGCCGATTACGTCTCGCAGCCGGGCTCGACCCTGGTGTTCGCGACCAAGTACCAGGGCGAAACTTTCGCCGGCACCTTCCCGGGCTTCACTGCGCGGCTGAGCTTCGACCCGGCCCAGCTGGCCGCATCCAAGCTCGACGTGCTGATTCCGCTGGCCGGCGCCAACTCCAAGAACGCCGAGCGCGACGACACCCTCAAGGGCGCGGACTTCTTCAACATCGCCAAGTTCCCGCAGGCGCGCTTCACCGCGACCAAGTTCCGCAGCCTGGGCGGCAACAACTACGCCGCCGACGGCAGCCTGAGCCTGCGCGGCGCGACCAAGCCGGTGACCCTGACCTTCACCTGGGCCCCAGGCGCCAAGCCGGTGCTGACCGGCAAGGCCACGGTCAAGCGCCTGGACTTCAACGTCGGCGGCGGCGACTGGGCCGATACCTCGATCATCCCCAACGAAG is part of the Lysobacter firmicutimachus genome and encodes:
- a CDS encoding YceI family protein, which encodes MRIESLALAGLLFAAATPALAADYVSQPGSTLVFATKYQGETFAGTFPGFTARLSFDPAQLAASKLDVLIPLAGANSKNAERDDTLKGADFFNIAKFPQARFTATKFRSLGGNNYAADGSLSLRGATKPVTLTFTWAPGAKPVLTGKATVKRLDFNVGGGDWADTSIIPNEVAVSTKVTFAAAK
- a CDS encoding YceI family protein yields the protein MSLIRHCVAVALILPSLAAVAPARAAGPESYGLDPVHTRVMFALSHAGFSQAIGTVSGSRGRLWFDRDDWRSARLEVEVPLTRLDLGDAKWNRAALAANLLDGKRHPLARFVSERVEPDPADPDRAQVCGRLSLRGATRPLCLDVRLNALKRHPLPPFRRTAGFSATARLSRADYGIDAWKSAIGDEVELRIEAEAVRGAYLEPSAADAVERPPEEPPSDPPADPVPSPDPSAATAEPEPRR
- a CDS encoding hybrid sensor histidine kinase/response regulator, which produces MLRSLLCLCAALVLSTAAAPRGAAAAVPEAPRARLIGVTDGLPSSKVNGMAFDRAGYLWLATTDGLARYDGIGMQVWRHIPGDERSLPGNDLAIVVVDDRDRIWVAAEGRGLSMMGPQRDGFVHYRRKQHPQIGSDDTFAVASRDGEVWFGTYGGGLHRMRGERIERFMPRPGDARSLPSDTVLALTRDARGELWIGTFKGLARWTGRDFETVVLPGEDPVPWVYSIVADGERLWVGTRTGLYRREADGRWTVPEFAPMFGQLNAVLSLAPDRDGHYWLGTQRSIWRAAPGAVPVPVALGPKRPPRPVQQIVGQGDGAFWFPLAGTGIGYLRADWRRIAQYSRERDDLSAELYSALAPSAQGGWWLVGSRGEIERLSRDGRIEAFVDGPHPALGKGVVYAAVEDRRGRLWVATSRNSVVRIQPDGTAREWTVDMPEAVLDGKPDRMLIAPDGSLWISYLAAGLQRRDPDSGKVLASIAVGPGQGIGSGDIDGLRFAPDGVLWAATGQGLLRYDAARNRMNPVQGIPADRVFGFVFESADSLWLHRLNGLERYRRDGARWRLQERAGVEVGISAAESTGLFRDRGGRLWLTTARGLFRWDPQRRHLRRFGVQDGMSNQEFVRRTAALSDEGVLAASLSDGSVVLVDTALPDPPPRRSNLQWHQFAVRRHGRWMPMPLQGGPDEAGPARPAQYRAVPTLSPDDRELRVQLRLLSFDDPQANRYYTRLDGYDNDWVALGDSGERVFAGLGPGSYVLHARAIDANGNASAERSLAFKVLPPWWRTPPALAALACVLMLLGWWAAGAYQRRLQRRLSWQRAEHEREVAKQASLAKTRFLATLGHEVRTPMTGVLGMSELLLDTPLDDRQRSYTESIRRAGEHLLRLVNDALDLARIESGRLELADEPFDLRALVEQAAGLMRPLARQRGLGFEIAIAADAPCGLRGDASRVCQVLLNLLGNAIKFTEVGHVRLSVEALRPHGVRFEVADTGPGLNAEQKARLFRRFEQAEGVRTAARYGGSGLGLAICQELAAAMEGQITVYSEPGQGARFVFELPLPVAEPPAADVPAADPRAAPPPARSVLLAEDDPTVAEVVAGLLRAQGHRVAHVANGLAALAEAATARFDLALLDLDLPGINGLELARQLRLQGFAAPLIAVTARADAEAEPQALAAGFDRFLRKPVTGALLAEALAAVAGEA
- a CDS encoding sensor histidine kinase yields the protein MSVLRGLLCLLLALWTVQVEARLPETPRFRRFGQEQGLPKSVVSMDLDHQGYLWIATEDGLARYDGVEFARWRHTIGLSGSLPDNMIEDVYVDARDRVWVASRDGLSWLGRDRKEFVRIAFEGDNARCSDDVSYLTGTPDGAIWAATYAGEMCRLAADGKVTRYQPGVGAGERLPAGPVTALLVDERGRLLVGTLHGLARFEGERFRPVGEDATAGERIGELSRDGDGTIWIGTQRGLFRLGADDRLSPAPWALGEEAANAIVVGDRSGGRWIGTTAGLYRIDRNGEVRLLQDEAGDGVWDHRSGVMQMLRDGEGGLWFVTYSQGLVYLPPDWNRFASIAAVGSSPLDRLDVRDLAPDGDGGFWVLSATDLYRLRRDARALEPVADNRKLGLKWLHTLYLRPDGRLWIGHSSGLSLFDPASGRAQPWPQGKSDLGATVWFLHELPDGSLWMWFSDDSMRRYSADGERLPSGEIERVLANAGFLTSAATFVAGPDGQPWFAGNDGLQRWDGARFVPVPGGGFGDVQAMAFAGRQRLWLARNGVIESYRWNGERLTLQQRIDNTAGFPDTNVAGLIVSERGTVWAATTRGLLMISPQDARLRLFGFGDGIPNVELARTAPQRSGHGIAAALSVDGPVLFDLDMPFPSTRPPRLSLESLSVRRGEDEQILETGYGPVQLESGDRDFRVVARLLSFLDPRAHVYRFKLEGYDPDWIEQRANGERVFSRLEPGEYRLRVKAAGADGIWSDAAAFTLHVKPPWWRTVWAQLGFALAAVAALAIGAVAYRRRLGRRNAWQLAVHKRELAEQASEAKTRFLATLGHEVRTPMTGVLGMSELLLDTPLDDRQRGYTESIRRAGQHLLRLVNDALDLARIESGRLELADEPFDLRALVDQVSGLMQPLARQRGLEFRVDVAASAPAGLRGDQSRVCQILLNLLGNAIKFTEAGRVELRVDALAPQGVRFEVSDTGPGLNEEQKARLFRRFEQAEGARTAARYGGSGLGLAICQELAVAMDGHIAVHSEPGQGARFVFELPLPAAEPPPGGRGGAEPARAPARSGPRAVLLVEDDPTVAEVIAGLLRAQGHRVTHVANGLAALAEVATAQFDLLLLDLDLPGINGLDLARQLRAQGCTRPMIAVTARADADAEPQASAAGFDRFLRKPVTGAMLAEAIEAVLARAGVE
- a CDS encoding cytochrome b, with translation MTLKNTADRWGAISQLLHWAAVLLIAAIAIIGLTMVDMNNGPSKIKIYALHKSLGLTLLSLVALRLLWRFYAGAPRPVAGTPHWQERIASLTHWALYALMFALPVSGWVFNSSSGYPLQYFGLFNLPKIAQRSEELAQLSRALHEYGFWLLLALVLAHAGAAFYHHLFQNDDTLRRMLPGRRRTADAPSPASLPETPDAN